From one Mustela nigripes isolate SB6536 chromosome 16, MUSNIG.SB6536, whole genome shotgun sequence genomic stretch:
- the LOC132003805 gene encoding multidrug and toxin extrusion protein 2-like isoform X4 — MQDGQQPGLGMDRVQDTAPQDRGGCCPALRRLVPIGFGAEVWTLFVLSGPLFLFQVLTFMIHVVSSVFCGHLGKLELASVTLSVAFVNVCGVSIGLGLSSACDTLMSQSFGSPNKKHVGVILQRGTLVLLLCCFPCWALFLNTQQILLLFRQDPAVSRLTQEYVLIFIPALPAFFLYVLLAKYLQNQGIVWPQVFSGIVGNCINGLANYILVSMLRLGVRGSAFASTLSFFVQTIFLFLYIVLKKLHLETWAGWSSQCLQDWGPFFSLAIPSMLMVCIEWWAYEIGSFLMGLISVLDLSGQAILYELATVVYMIPLGLSNAVCVRVGMALGAADTAQAKRSAISGMLCTVGTSLVVAVLLSLLKNKLGHIFTNDEEVMALVNKVLPVYIVFQLFEAVCCVYGGVLRGTGKQAFGAIVNAIMYYVIGLPVGIVLTFVVRMRIMGLWLGMLVCGLLGAVAFAVYTARMDWKLAAEEAQKHAGLLPQSPDSTVTVATMAPQPGPAKAVTSSGHPGNVAEDGSRQHPARGCLQSPQNHRPLLPGLREPFRGGGGLLPTQLCVQAGHEN, encoded by the exons ATGCAGGACGGACAGCAGCCTGGTCTCGGAATGGACAGAGTTCAAGACACAGCCCCCCAAGACCGAGGGGGCTGTTGCCCTGCCCTCCGCAGGCTGGTCCCCATTGGCTTTGGGGCTGAGGTGTGGACGCTCTTCGTCCTTTCCGGACCCCTG TTTTTGTTCCAGGTGCTGACCTTCATGATCCATGTTGTGAGTTCAGTGTTTTGTGGGCACCTGGGCAAGCTGGAGCTGGCGTCAGTGACCCTCTCGGTGGCC TTTGTCAATGTCTGTGGAGTTTCCATAGGATTGGGCTTGTCCTCAGCATGTGACACCTTGATGTCCCAG AGCTTCGGCAGCCCCAACAAGAAGCATGTGGGGGTCATTCTGCAAAGGGGGACCCTGGTTCTccttctctgctgcttcccctgctgggCCCTCTTCCTCAACACCCAGCAGATCCTGCTGCTCTTCCGGCAGGACCCGGCCGTGTCCAG ACTAACCCAGGAGTACGTGCTGATCTTCATTCCAGCACTTCCG gcatttttcctttatgtcctgctggcaaaatatttgcaaaatcag GGAATCGTCTGGCCCCAAGTCTTCAGTGGCATTGTGGGCAACTGCATCAATGGCTTGGCCAACTACATCCTGGTTTCCATGCTGAGACTGGGGGTCAG ggGCTCTGCTTTCGCCAGCACTCTCTCCTTCTTCGTGCAGaccatcttcctctttctctacattgTGCTGAAGAAGCTGCACCTGGAGACATGGGCAG GCTGGTCCAGCCAGTGTCTGCAGGACTGGGGCCCCTTCTTCTCTCTGGCGATTCCCAGCATGCTCATGGTGTGCATCGAGTGGTGGGCCTACGAGATCGGGAGCTTCCTCATGG GCCTGATCAGCGTGCTGGACCTCTCTGGCCAAGCCATACTCTACGAGTTGGCCACCGTAGTCTACATG ATTCCCCTGGGGCTCAGCAACGCGGTCTGTGTCCGGGTGGGGATGGCCCTGGGAGCCGCGGACACTGCCCAAGCTAAGCGGTCAGCCATCTCCGGCATGCTTTGCACAG TTGGGACCTCGCTGGTTGTGGCCGTACTGCTGAGCCTCCTGAAAAACAAACTGGGGCATATTTTTACAAATGATGA AGAAGTCATGGCACTGGTGAACAAGGTCCTGCCGGTCTATATCGTCTTTCAGCTGTTTGAGGCCGTCTGT tGCGTGTACGGTGGAGTCCTGAGAGGGACCGGCAAGCAGGCCTTCGGAGCCATTGTGAATGCCATCATGTACTATGTCATCGGTCTGCCCGTGGGCATCGTGCTGACCTTTGTAGTCAGAATGAGAATCATGG GCCTCTGGCTGGGCATGCTGGTTTGTGGCCTCCTGGGCGCTGTTGCCTTTGCTGTCTACACCGCCCGGATGGACTGGAAGCTTGCAGCAGAGGAG GCTCAGAAACATGCGGGGCTGCTGCCGCAGAGCCCTGACAGCACGGTGACCGTGGCGACCATGGCCCCCCAACCCGGGCCTGCGAAAGCCGTCACGTCTTCAG
- the LOC132003805 gene encoding multidrug and toxin extrusion protein 2-like isoform X2: MQDGQQPGLGMDRVQDTAPQDRGGCCPALRRLVPIGFGAEVWTLFVLSGPLFLFQVLTFMIHVVSSVFCGHLGKLELASVTLSVAFVNVCGVSIGLGLSSACDTLMSQSFGSPNKKHVGVILQRGTLVLLLCCFPCWALFLNTQQILLLFRQDPAVSRLTQEYVLIFIPALPAFFLYVLLAKYLQNQGIVWPQVFSGIVGNCINGLANYILVSMLRLGVRGSAFASTLSFFVQTIFLFLYIVLKKLHLETWAGWSSQCLQDWGPFFSLAIPSMLMVCIEWWAYEIGSFLMGLISVLDLSGQAILYELATVVYMIPLGLSNAVCVRVGMALGAADTAQAKRSAISGMLCTVGTSLVVAVLLSLLKNKLGHIFTNDEEVMALVNKVLPVYIVFQLFEAVCCVYGGVLRGTGKQAFGAIVNAIMYYVIGLPVGIVLTFVVRMRIMGLWLGMLVCGLLGAVAFAVYTARMDWKLAAEEAQKHAGLLPQSPDSTVTVATMAPQPGPAKAVTSSVAMGNSPGITLVMYSRPEGHVDLFGTAEVARAPSAPASPLSMKQLLVRRGAALGAVSAMLMVGLVIRFLTTRH, encoded by the exons ATGCAGGACGGACAGCAGCCTGGTCTCGGAATGGACAGAGTTCAAGACACAGCCCCCCAAGACCGAGGGGGCTGTTGCCCTGCCCTCCGCAGGCTGGTCCCCATTGGCTTTGGGGCTGAGGTGTGGACGCTCTTCGTCCTTTCCGGACCCCTG TTTTTGTTCCAGGTGCTGACCTTCATGATCCATGTTGTGAGTTCAGTGTTTTGTGGGCACCTGGGCAAGCTGGAGCTGGCGTCAGTGACCCTCTCGGTGGCC TTTGTCAATGTCTGTGGAGTTTCCATAGGATTGGGCTTGTCCTCAGCATGTGACACCTTGATGTCCCAG AGCTTCGGCAGCCCCAACAAGAAGCATGTGGGGGTCATTCTGCAAAGGGGGACCCTGGTTCTccttctctgctgcttcccctgctgggCCCTCTTCCTCAACACCCAGCAGATCCTGCTGCTCTTCCGGCAGGACCCGGCCGTGTCCAG ACTAACCCAGGAGTACGTGCTGATCTTCATTCCAGCACTTCCG gcatttttcctttatgtcctgctggcaaaatatttgcaaaatcag GGAATCGTCTGGCCCCAAGTCTTCAGTGGCATTGTGGGCAACTGCATCAATGGCTTGGCCAACTACATCCTGGTTTCCATGCTGAGACTGGGGGTCAG ggGCTCTGCTTTCGCCAGCACTCTCTCCTTCTTCGTGCAGaccatcttcctctttctctacattgTGCTGAAGAAGCTGCACCTGGAGACATGGGCAG GCTGGTCCAGCCAGTGTCTGCAGGACTGGGGCCCCTTCTTCTCTCTGGCGATTCCCAGCATGCTCATGGTGTGCATCGAGTGGTGGGCCTACGAGATCGGGAGCTTCCTCATGG GCCTGATCAGCGTGCTGGACCTCTCTGGCCAAGCCATACTCTACGAGTTGGCCACCGTAGTCTACATG ATTCCCCTGGGGCTCAGCAACGCGGTCTGTGTCCGGGTGGGGATGGCCCTGGGAGCCGCGGACACTGCCCAAGCTAAGCGGTCAGCCATCTCCGGCATGCTTTGCACAG TTGGGACCTCGCTGGTTGTGGCCGTACTGCTGAGCCTCCTGAAAAACAAACTGGGGCATATTTTTACAAATGATGA AGAAGTCATGGCACTGGTGAACAAGGTCCTGCCGGTCTATATCGTCTTTCAGCTGTTTGAGGCCGTCTGT tGCGTGTACGGTGGAGTCCTGAGAGGGACCGGCAAGCAGGCCTTCGGAGCCATTGTGAATGCCATCATGTACTATGTCATCGGTCTGCCCGTGGGCATCGTGCTGACCTTTGTAGTCAGAATGAGAATCATGG GCCTCTGGCTGGGCATGCTGGTTTGTGGCCTCCTGGGCGCTGTTGCCTTTGCTGTCTACACCGCCCGGATGGACTGGAAGCTTGCAGCAGAGGAG GCTCAGAAACATGCGGGGCTGCTGCCGCAGAGCCCTGACAGCACGGTGACCGTGGCGACCATGGCCCCCCAACCCGGGCCTGCGAAAGCCGTCACGTCTTCAG TGGCTATGGGGAACTCCCCCGGCATCACTCTGGTGATGTATTCGAGGCCCGAGGGCCATGTGGACCTCTTCGGGACCGCGGAAGTAGCCCGAGCCCCGTCGGCCCCAGCCAGCCCCCTGTCGATGAAACAGCTGCTCGTCCGCCGTGGGGCTGCCCTGGGGGCAGTGTCAGCCATGCTGATGGTGGGCCTGGTCATCAGGTTCCTGACCACCAGACACTAG